The genomic interval ATTTACTGTTTTGCCATCCATCCTtggaaatttcctctctttaaACTCCTTATTCCCGAATCGAGGTGGGatttatttttgttcctttAATGAGTCGTTTAGGGTTTAAATCGGTGGTTTATCACGGAGACGTTTGTTTGGGAGAACTGGACACTATCCCTGTCTCGGACAGGAATTTCCAGTTCCCAAACAACGAAATTCGAATCCACCACATCTCCCCACCCAGCGAACGATGCATTCCTCTTTCCGTTCTCCACACCGTTTCCTCATTCCCCGTTCGTTGCAAGCTCGAATCCTCTTCCCCTGTCGAACAACCGCATTTGATTCACCTCCACGCCTCTTGCTTTTACGAATTGAAGGTTTCGTTAAACTCGAAATGTTATTtacattttagtttttttttaatttaatttaattagttattttcgactgtgtttattttttttttcagacgGCGGTGGTTTTGGTTGGAGATGAGGAGGTTCACTTAGTGCCAATGCCGAGTAAACAAAAGAAGTTTCCGTGCTTTTGGTGCTTTTCGGTTCCTACAGGACTGTACAATTCCTGCTTAGGAATGCTTAATTTAAGGTGCCTAgcgattgtttttgatctcgACGAAACGCTGATTGTCGCGAACACAATGAAGTCGTTTGAGGATAGAATCGAAGCTCTTAGGGGTTGGCTTGCGCGGGAGACTGATACGATTCGGCATTCGGGGATGTCGGCTGAATTAAGAAGGTATATAGATGACCGGATGCTGTTGAAGCAGTACACGGAGAGTGATTGCGTCGTGGATAATGGAAAAATGTTTAAGGTTCAAATGGAAGAGGTTCCTCCTTTGTCTGATGGCCATGAGAAAGTTGTTCGGCCTGTGATTAGGTTGCAGGAGAGGAATATTGTTCTTACTCGTATCAATCCTGAGGTTAGAGAAAGTTCGTGCCATGTATTTTGTTGAAGTAGTTGATTGTGTATTAATGGATTTGTGTTTATTAGACTATGATTTTGATGATTCTTTGCGATTGTGTGGATTTGTGATGAATAGAGAAATAGTTGATTTGTTCAATGCCTTAATTTAAAGAGGATACAATTTGAATTGGAATCTACTGAGTGGAATGGATTTTGGTTGTGGATCactatcaatttaattgaacCCATTTCTGTGCTTACCAAACCGGTTTTAGTGTAGTAAATTAAACTTACTGTGATTTCAATGATGTagaaatgaatttttaatgTGAATGTCTACAATTAGTGTTCTTTGAAACATTTCTACAGAAAATTGGATGGATATATGGCATCTGTTTGAAATATAATGCTGTGTATGTTATCTCTCATTTAtgaatagttttctttgttcaGATTCGTGATACCAGTGTGCTTGTGAGGTTACGTCCTGCATGGGAGGAATTGCGAAGTTATTTGACTGCAAAAGGACGAAAACGCTTTGAAGTTTATGTTTGTACCATGGCTGAAAGAGATTATGCCCTAGAGATGTGGAGGCTTCTTGATCCAGAGGCACACCTGATAGGCACAAAGCAACTCCTGGACCGTGTTGTTTGTGTTAAATCCGGCAAGTctctaataattttaatattttcttttgtacTTGGGTCTTGATGCTTTATCATGCTGAATATGAAGTTTCAGAAAGTTATTCTGCTATTTTGTGGAAATTAAGTTTCTGATTCTTGATTTtctaatatataaaaaccgACGCTTCAAATAATGAATAAACCTGTAGTAGTAGGTAGTCTTCCTTTCTTGTTGGTACCCACCTTGCCATCTATTTTAGCAAATTTCTTATgtccttttgttttaaattttgcaGGTTCTAGGAAATCTTTGCTAAATGTGTTCCGAGATGGCAAGTGCCATCCACAGATGGCAATGGTAATTGATGACCGTTCAAAGGTCTGGGAGGATAAGGATCAACCTCGAGTTCACGTAGTTCCTCCTTTTGCTCCGTATTATGCTCCTCAGGCAGAGGTACATGCTATTCCTTTTGTAAATCAAGTTATTgagatatgatttttttattcctGATTTATTTGCCAAATTTTCTCCCCTCTTTATTAGACAGCAAATGCAGTTCCTGTTCTCTGTGTAGCAAGAAATGTTGCATGCAATGTCAGGGGTTTGTTTTTCAAGTGAGCTGTTAATTTTGAATGGTCAAATCTTTGTAGATGGctatccatcctcaccatccTCTCATGATTGCATTTCTAATTTCTAATGCTACTTTTTATCCAGAGAGTTTGATGAGAATGTAATAAGGAAAATATCTGAAGTTTTTTATGAAGATGAGGTGGTAAACCTGCCTCTTGCTCCCGATGTGAGCAATCACTTGATGTTAGAGGTACTTAAATTGAcaatatttgatgattaattaattgtgaGAAACTTTCAGTTTCTAGTTGTATTTGAAGCATTTACTTGTTACTACTTTGCAGGATGCTGGTTTTGCTCCAAACGGGAATGGTGGTGCGCCTATCAGTGAAGGAATGAATGGAGTTGAAGTTGAGCGGAGACTGAATCAATTGGTAAGTTTCGGGTAATTATATGGTAaacaaatatgaatttatgtGGAGGACTTTGGTCCGTTGGGATGAGATTTTAATTGAACATATGCTTTAAAAATGAGTGATAAACTATACATGCGGGGCTTTTATGCGGTAAATTATCATCTTTTGGCTTTAATCATTCTTTTCAGTTGCTCCTATTGATGTGCATGTGTCATATTgagtttttgattattttgtattatgtgttttgcttaatttttattattataatatctATAGTTCCTTCAGGAGGAGAAGCATGTTTCGGACTCTTCCATGCATCTAGTAATGAATAACCCTGAGTTGAGGTCTGAAACCTCTCAGCCACCTGCTGCAATTGTTCCCAATGTTGTTGGTCCTGCATCTTTGACAGCACCATTGCCTTCTCAGAGTATgggtttcatttttttaatattattttattttgaattgaaggCATGATATGCTGGGTTGGAGTATATTCTgccttattatttttttttaaatgtatcTTAGAACCTAGTTTGCTTGGAGCTCCTGGTCTGCTTTCAGCTCCCACCTTACTTGGAGCTTCTGTAAGAAGAGAGAGCAACACTATTGATAGTGATTATGACATGAAGAGAAGAGCCCTTGGCTCAAAACAGACTTTAGACTTAAGGAACCAGAGCTCAGTCCAACCTCCACTCCTATCTAAAGTACCTGCACAGATATATTCATCATCAATACTGCCTCAGGGAGGTTGGTTGGTGGAAGAAGACAACAATAAAGCACATCTAAATGATCGATCATCAGGCTCTGCTCAAGAATCTGATGCAACAAAATCTGATAAACTGCGAAATCAGAATCCATTTTCTCATAGTGCACCAGGTTCTGTTTCCATTGGCTTACCATCACATGCATCCCAACTGAAAGTTGAAGAGGTTTGTTCAAAATTCCTTCAGATTTACCTCATATAACCTGTGTGCATCATTAAGGATatcttttctaattttatatattcagGCACGTGCTGGACTTGATACTCAAAAACAGAATGTTC from Theobroma cacao cultivar B97-61/B2 chromosome 5, Criollo_cocoa_genome_V2, whole genome shotgun sequence carries:
- the LOC18597562 gene encoding RNA polymerase II C-terminal domain phosphatase-like 2 isoform X2 translates to MSRLGFKSVVYHGDVCLGELDTIPVSDRNFQFPNNEIRIHHISPPSERCIPLSVLHTVSSFPVRCKLESSSPVEQPHLIHLHASCFYELKTAVVLVGDEEVHLVPMPSKQKKFPCFWCFSVPTGLYNSCLGMLNLRCLAIVFDLDETLIVANTMKSFEDRIEALRGWLARETDTIRHSGMSAELRRYIDDRMLLKQYTESDCVVDNGKMFKVQMEEVPPLSDGHEKVVRPVIRLQERNIVLTRINPEIRDTSVLVRLRPAWEELRSYLTAKGRKRFEVYVCTMAERDYALEMWRLLDPEAHLIGTKQLLDRVVCVKSGSRKSLLNVFRDGKCHPQMAMVIDDRSKVWEDKDQPRVHVVPPFAPYYAPQAETANAVPVLCVARNVACNVRGLFFKEFDENVIRKISEVFYEDEVVNLPLAPDVSNHLMLEDAGFAPNGNGGAPISEGMNGVEVERRLNQLEEKHVSDSSMHLVMNNPELRSETSQPPAAIVPNVVGPASLTAPLPSQKPSLLGAPGLLSAPTLLGASVRRESNTIDSDYDMKRRALGSKQTLDLRNQSSVQPPLLSKVPAQIYSSSILPQGGWLVEEDNNKAHLNDRSSGSAQESDATKSDKLRNQNPFSHSAPGSVSIGLPSHASQLKVEEARAGLDTQKQNVLPAGHLSEIGGTQNHVSSTEGGKLNLLPSHLSISVLQEIGRRCGSKVEFRTVVSTSKDLQFSVEVLFTGEKIGVGMGKTRKDAQQQAAELALHNLAEKYLAYIAPRSGAVDRDFNKLSLGTENGFLWDVNPASSEALREDGLPKDSTSEVAEVEPGSNSSSLVNQPVQKRANSPRSSESMPSKRSKEEVLRRLRSLSSSRQPKNEHPIS
- the LOC18597562 gene encoding RNA polymerase II C-terminal domain phosphatase-like 2 isoform X1, whose amino-acid sequence is MSRLGFKSVVYHGDVCLGELDTIPVSDRNFQFPNNEIRIHHISPPSERCIPLSVLHTVSSFPVRCKLESSSPVEQPHLIHLHASCFYELKTAVVLVGDEEVHLVPMPSKQKKFPCFWCFSVPTGLYNSCLGMLNLRCLAIVFDLDETLIVANTMKSFEDRIEALRGWLARETDTIRHSGMSAELRRYIDDRMLLKQYTESDCVVDNGKMFKVQMEEVPPLSDGHEKVVRPVIRLQERNIVLTRINPEIRDTSVLVRLRPAWEELRSYLTAKGRKRFEVYVCTMAERDYALEMWRLLDPEAHLIGTKQLLDRVVCVKSGSRKSLLNVFRDGKCHPQMAMVIDDRSKVWEDKDQPRVHVVPPFAPYYAPQAETANAVPVLCVARNVACNVRGLFFKEFDENVIRKISEVFYEDEVVNLPLAPDVSNHLMLEDAGFAPNGNGGAPISEGMNGVEVERRLNQLFLQEEKHVSDSSMHLVMNNPELRSETSQPPAAIVPNVVGPASLTAPLPSQKPSLLGAPGLLSAPTLLGASVRRESNTIDSDYDMKRRALGSKQTLDLRNQSSVQPPLLSKVPAQIYSSSILPQGGWLVEEDNNKAHLNDRSSGSAQESDATKSDKLRNQNPFSHSAPGSVSIGLPSHASQLKVEEARAGLDTQKQNVLPAGHLSEIGGTQNHVSSTEGGKLNLLPSHLSISVLQEIGRRCGSKVEFRTVVSTSKDLQFSVEVLFTGEKIGVGMGKTRKDAQQQAAELALHNLAEKYLAYIAPRSGAVDRDFNKLSLGTENGFLWDVNPASSEALREDGLPKDSTSEVAEVEPGSNSSSLVNQPVQKRANSPRSSESMPSKRSKEEVLRRLRSLSSSRQPKNEHPIS